The Candidatus Zixiibacteriota bacterium genomic interval GGCTCTGGAGTAACTCAGCGGACGGCGAAAGATTAAAAGGCCCCTCGTTTCTAAGGGGCCTTGATTGCATCCGTGCGCGAAAAAACAGGACAGGTCCATCGTCGAACCCGTCGTAAATTCTCCCCGGAGGCGTCTAATATCCACCCATCTGATTGAGAAAACTCCCGCCGGCTATGAGCATACTCAACACCAGGAAGGCTACAAAAAGCAGCAAGATCACCATCAACACTCCGTTGATAATGAAATACATTTTGAGTTTATTCAGTGATGCCATCAGTTGCTCTTTATTGCCCGAAAACTGTGCTGACTCGGCGGCCGATGCTGCCTGGAACAAAAGCACACCCAGCCAGATGGGCAACCAGGCAATTACGATTCCGACAAGTGTCAGGGCCGTAAACACGCCCTGTATGATCATCACGATGCCCAGCAATTTCAGCCATCCCTTTGACTGGTACAGCGGCATACTGAGTTCCTTGATTACTTGGGTCTGTTCTTCCATGGCTTTACCCCCGCGTCTGGAATCTGATGTTATTGATGTTGGCTACCACAAATAGAAAGGCTTTGGCGGCTTGAGTTGTCAACTTAAAACCTTGCGGTTAGCCTGCCCGATTCAATTGCCGGTAACGAGAAGGGCGGACTGCTTGGTCCGCCCTTATGATTTTATAACTGAACTTGAGGCTACTGGCCAATCGGGAACGCGTAGCCGACAAAGAAAGAAAACACTGTGTTTTTGAATTCAAACTCATCGGCGTCAACATCATCATTTAAATTGGTCAGACCGACGGTATAGCGGGCGTCAAAAGCAAGTTTGCCGCTCGTGCCAAGCCCGAAGTCCACGCCGCCACCAAGTACAAGACCGAAATCCGTGCTCTTCGTGAAATCCTTGATATCCACTTCGACACCTTCCAGCTCGTACTTGGCGCTCATTAGTATGCCCACCGCCGGGCCGACGAATAAAGAGGGACTGACCGAACCTTGCGTCGGGAACTGATAGCCAAGAAGTACCGGGATCTCGATATAGTTGAATTTCATCTTCTCATCAAAATCATCCGAATCTCCCTTGGTACCCTTCATCATATAGACCACTTCGGGCTTAATGAAAATCTGAGGGGCGACCATGAATTTGGCAAACGCTCCGCCACCAAAAGTCATCATAGCCTTATTGTTTTCGACGTCACCGGTAAGGTTGGCCAGATTCAGGCCCGCCTTGAATCCAAGTTCAGTTGCCTGCGCAAAAGCGGCAGTCAGTAGCACCACCGCCAGCACGATAACGATTCTTCTCACAACAAACCTCCTTGATTTGGTTATGCTTAACTTTGGCATAAAAGGCTCGAACCGAATATGATACTAAATTTGTCACAAACTGTTGGCAACAAAAAACATTTGGGCAATTCCACAAGAATACAGGCCTGCCATGTCGCCCCGCGGGAATTTTAGCCCTGAATGTCACTTACATGCCAATCGCAAACGAGTAGCCGACATAAAAGGAGAAGACTCGGTTCTTGAGTTCGTATTGGGTGAAGTCTTCATCATCATTCAGATTCGATAAACCAAAAGTGTATCGGCCGTCGAATGTGAGCTTGCCGCCGGTCCCAATCGCTACATCAACGCCGCCTCCGAAAACCAGGCCAAAATCGGTGCTCTTAACTACATCGCTGATGTCCGTTTCTTCGCCTTCCTCTTCATTATTCGCGCTCATCAGTATTCCGAGCGAAGGACCGGCGAATATGGAAGGACTGACCGGACCCGGCGTCGGGAACTGATACCCGACGAGAACCGGGATCTCGATATACTCGAATTTCAGCTTATCCTCGACTTCATCGCTGTCTGCCTGGGTACCTTTCATCACATAGAGCAATTCGGGCTTGACAAAAAACTGCCGCGCGACTGACAACCTGGCAAACACACCGCCGCCGAATGTCGTCATGGTTTTATTGTTTTCGATATCACCCGAAAGGTTGGCCATATTCAGGCCGGCCTTGAACCCCAGTTCAGTGGCCTGAGCAAAAGTAGCGGTCAGAAGTATCACCGCCAGCACAATGACCAGTTTTTTCATTATCAACCTCCTTGATGTTGTTATGTCTGACTCCGGCATTGAAGGCTCAGTCTGACCTGATGGTAGGATTGCGTTCGACAGATTGCAACTAAAAACGTGCCTGATGGGCTATGGCGAACACTCTCATCGGGCGCGTGGCGTCCACTGTGTCCGGATTTCGTCTATTTGGCGCGGGTGTAATTCACCTCGACCATCTTGAACTCTTCGGCTCCCATCGTGTGCGCTTCATCATAATATATGACCTCGAACCGCCAGCTGTCATCGGATACGAAAGTCACAACAAAGTCGTACTGTTGAGCATAGCCGGTCACCGGATCATCATCCTCGCCGTATAACGTGATGCTGTTGGTCACGCTGTCGTAGGCTCCGGCGGCCGTAAGGTAATATGTCCCCCAGCTGTCGAAGCCGACATAGGTGAACTCTTCGCGCCAGCGGTCAAACCCCATAATGTAAATGCCTTCCCCCGACAACTCACCGGCCTCAGTGGTAAACTCTCCGTACAGGAAGCGGCCCCCGAGCACCAACTTCGCCTCGGATTGACCCGGATAGACAACCGGTTCGGCTCCCGGCTGCATCCACATCGTAGCCTCAAAATCCCACACGCCGCACAGCTTCTCCAACATCTTGTGTTCGTCGCCCGGCGTTGCCAGTTCTATCGCCCTGGCCATCAACTCTTCCTGGGTCGGTGAATCCGATGCTTCCTGTGCGCTGGAAAAGCCGCCGCCACAAACCGCCAGCATCAAACCGGCCAGAATCAATCTCTTCATCCTTGGCTCCTTTCGCTTGTGTATCGAATATATCAACGTCTTTTGGACAGGAAGTCTTTGAGGCGTTGCTTCAGGAAATATTCCCATCCGGCTATACAGCTTTCTCTTTTGAATTCGGGGATACCATCGGGGAAATCTTCGGTGATATGACACGTCAGCTTCAACCGGGTGGATTTATTTTCGCGCGACAACTCCCAAACTACAAACGAGTCTCCCTGATAGCCTTCGAATTTCCACGTGTAGACAATTCTCTCCAACGGAGAAACATCGGTTACTTTCCACAGGTGAGGAAAATTGCGCTCGCCGCTTTTCACGTTGAACTGTGTCTCGAACCCGACTTCGGGCCTGAACGCAGGGATATTGTCAAAATACCATTGCCGCATCAATTCGACATTTGTGATCGCCTCCCAGACAGTCTCGATAGAGGCTTCGTAGGTTTCTTCGACAACGATCGGCTCATCGCTTGCCTTCATATCTCCTCCGCGGCGTTTTTTTGCGCCATTCGCCACCGGCTTTTGTTCAGTGTCGCAGGCCCCGAAATGTGTGATATACTTGAGGACTACGCCACCAGGTCTGAATCTGAAGAGACCTGGTAGTTTGGCGGTTTATGAAACAGCGCCATACCGAAAGTTACAGGTCCCAGGCGGCCGCAGTACATGAGCAAGATCAGAATGCATTTTCCCAAATCGGTCAGGCTGGCGGTTATACCTGTGCTGAGACCAACCGTTCCGAGCGCAGATGCGGCCTCAAACACGTTTGCGGCGAATGAGGTTTGCTGGGTGAGTTCGAGCAGATAGGCGCCGATAAGTAGGGCGCTGGAATAAAATGACAAACTTGCCATAGCTGACCACACCCGCCGTGAGGGCACCAGCTTACCCCAGAAAGTAACTTCATGGCGGCCCTTCAACGCGCTTTTCATTACTCCAAGCAAGGCACTGAAGGTGGTAGATTTCAATCCGCCGCCTGTGCCGCTGGGCGATGCCCCCACCACCATCATCATGATTATAATCAGCAAAGACGCATTGGATAAGGCTCCGATGCTCACCGTGTTGAAACCAACGGTCGTGATAGCGGTCATTGCCTGGAATAGGGACTCCAGTATGCGATCTTCCGTTCGATGCTGGTTTATCGATGGCTCGCCCATGAAGATCAAGGCGGCTCCGACCAGAGTAATCCAGAAGGTAACCCACAAGATGATCTTGCTCGTGAGCGTGACTTGTTTGACTTTTCCGCGAATTTTGCGCCAATAGTCTACGCATACAATGAACCCTATGGCTCCGAGATAGCTTAGCACGGCTATGATGATATTCAACCAGAAGTTGGCAGAGAAACTCTCAAAACTCGTGGAAAACAGACTGAATCCAGCAGTACAAAATGCCGACACACTGTGAAAAACTGCCTGCCAAGCCGCGTCGGGAACTCCTGCGGAAGTGAATGCGAAATACAGGGCAACCGCCCCAAGGAATTCAATGACTATGGTGAACCTGACTACGCTACGCAAAAATTTGTCGATTCGAAATGATTCGGGTAAACTGAAAACAGTTTCGCTGATTTCGGCTCGACGCTTCGTGATTTCCGGGGAGCGCGATAGAATCACGAACGAACCAAACGTCATGTACCCCACGCCCCCTATCTGAATAAGCAGGAGTATCACAAGTTGACCCAGAAAAGTGTACGATTTCGCTATATCGACTGTCACGAGACCGGTGGTCGAAACCGCAGAAGTAGCTATGAATAAATTGTCGAGGGCGGTTACACCTGAATTGTTCATGAATGGAAGAGCCAGCAGCAACCAGCCGATCAGAATGTATGAAAGATATCCAAGAGCCACCAGCTTTGCCGGATGGCATTGCCCCATATTAGCGAACATTTTGTCCTTCAGGCGACGGAGAAACGTAATAAAATTCATTCTTTGCCCTGACCTTCCTTAGGCAACGATCATCTGAGGTTCGCTGGCGGCTCCGTCGGGCAGCGTTATAATCCGCCAGTGTCAGTCAAAAGAATAACTGTCCCAAAATCCGGGGTCAAGTTAATAGAAGCGACTTTCTCAAGCATTGACCACTCCTCGCGTACAGGCCTTCTGTTGACCGGGCGATTCCCCCGCCTCTTCAGGCAATAGCCGGTTCGGTGTCGGCTGACTCTCGGATGATTGTGCCCGGCGAACGTCGTTTTCGGCCACCGGTCCCAGCCTGACAAACGACCGACAAGCCGTACCGTCGTTGAATCATCACACTCGATTTGGCTTTGTTTCGTCATTTTTAAAGGGGGCCCAAAAGCACATTTTCCCTTCTAAGCTGTTTTCAGGCAGTTGAATACCCCGGTTATAGAAAGCCAATTTGCTGCTCTATTTTCGCCAGCTCTTTCATCATGAATCCTCGCACAGCGGTAATTGTATTGATTACGGGTTCAATATGTCGAAACCGCAAGGGATTTCGGACTACTGTTTTTTGACTACAGGAACGCTGGTGTGTTTTCCATCGAAGTTGTAGCGAAAGTGCAAGCTTTGAGTTCGGGATTCACACTTGACAACCGGAACCTACAGTCTAGGCAGGAGCCTTCTTAGTCTCCTGCCATAGATCAAGTTCGCAGCTCGGCGCTCAACCGGAACTACGGGTTCCAAGAAACCCCACGTTAAAGGCAATAGTCTATTTTGTTGACACCGATTCACCGCAACGACTACTTGCTTCAAGATACTGAAGGAGATGCTCTGAGAGAGGAGAAAGTTCCCATGAGACCGAGGCGGCTGTTCGTTTTTCTGATCCTGGCGGGTATTGCATCATTTGTGACTTGCCAGGGGTCAGACACATCTGCACCGGCGCTCAAAGATGGAGACATAGTATTCCAGGATTTTCCGTCCCGCCAAAGTACCGCCGTCAAACTGGCCACCCAATCAGAGTATAGTCACTGCGGAGTAATATTCTTCGAGGATGGACAACCGATAGTCTGGGAGGCGGTTCAACCGGTCCGCGTCACTCCTCTTGACGAGTGGATTGAACGGGACACCACCGGACACTATGTGGTCAAGCGTCTCCGGGGCGCAGACACTCTTCTGAATGCGTTAGTTATTGACTCGATGAGGACGATAGGCCGGAGTTATCTTGGTCGTGATTACGACATTTATTTTGCCTGGTCCGACAGCGAACTGTATTGTTCGGAATTCGTCTGGAAACTGTACCACATCGGGGCCGGCATCGAGCTTGCTTCGTTGCGGCCCATGGGTGACTATGACCTGTCACATCCAGAAGTGCGAAAGATTATGGCCCAACGCTGGGGTGAGAAGTTCCCTTCCGATGAACCAGTGGTGTCTCCGCAGGACCTGTTTGACTCGGATTTATTAGAGTTAGTTGTTGGCATCAAGTAATAGAACGAATCCTGAGATTCGTCATTCCGGCGAAGGTTTCCGAGTCCGTCCGCGGCGGGCCGAGACCCGGTTTTATTGAGGACCGATAGGACATGTTTTTCAACCGATTCCCATTTATCAGTGAGAGAGAGCAGAGATTAAAGGACGACATCTGGATCGCTTCTCG includes:
- a CDS encoding YiiX family permuted papain-like enzyme, which translates into the protein MRPRRLFVFLILAGIASFVTCQGSDTSAPALKDGDIVFQDFPSRQSTAVKLATQSEYSHCGVIFFEDGQPIVWEAVQPVRVTPLDEWIERDTTGHYVVKRLRGADTLLNALVIDSMRTIGRSYLGRDYDIYFAWSDSELYCSEFVWKLYHIGAGIELASLRPMGDYDLSHPEVRKIMAQRWGEKFPSDEPVVSPQDLFDSDLLELVVGIK
- a CDS encoding DUF1579 family protein, with amino-acid sequence MKRLILAGLMLAVCGGGFSSAQEASDSPTQEELMARAIELATPGDEHKMLEKLCGVWDFEATMWMQPGAEPVVYPGQSEAKLVLGGRFLYGEFTTEAGELSGEGIYIMGFDRWREEFTYVGFDSWGTYYLTAAGAYDSVTNSITLYGEDDDPVTGYAQQYDFVVTFVSDDSWRFEVIYYDEAHTMGAEEFKMVEVNYTRAK
- a CDS encoding potassium transporter TrkG, whose product is MNFITFLRRLKDKMFANMGQCHPAKLVALGYLSYILIGWLLLALPFMNNSGVTALDNLFIATSAVSTTGLVTVDIAKSYTFLGQLVILLLIQIGGVGYMTFGSFVILSRSPEITKRRAEISETVFSLPESFRIDKFLRSVVRFTIVIEFLGAVALYFAFTSAGVPDAAWQAVFHSVSAFCTAGFSLFSTSFESFSANFWLNIIIAVLSYLGAIGFIVCVDYWRKIRGKVKQVTLTSKIILWVTFWITLVGAALIFMGEPSINQHRTEDRILESLFQAMTAITTVGFNTVSIGALSNASLLIIIMMMVVGASPSGTGGGLKSTTFSALLGVMKSALKGRHEVTFWGKLVPSRRVWSAMASLSFYSSALLIGAYLLELTQQTSFAANVFEAASALGTVGLSTGITASLTDLGKCILILLMYCGRLGPVTFGMALFHKPPNYQVSSDSDLVA
- a CDS encoding DUF5362 family protein gives rise to the protein MEEQTQVIKELSMPLYQSKGWLKLLGIVMIIQGVFTALTLVGIVIAWLPIWLGVLLFQAASAAESAQFSGNKEQLMASLNKLKMYFIINGVLMVILLLFVAFLVLSMLIAGGSFLNQMGGY
- a CDS encoding SRPBCC domain-containing protein; protein product: MKASDEPIVVEETYEASIETVWEAITNVELMRQWYFDNIPAFRPEVGFETQFNVKSGERNFPHLWKVTDVSPLERIVYTWKFEGYQGDSFVVWELSRENKSTRLKLTCHITEDFPDGIPEFKRESCIAGWEYFLKQRLKDFLSKRR
- a CDS encoding porin family protein; protein product: MKKLVIVLAVILLTATFAQATELGFKAGLNMANLSGDIENNKTMTTFGGGVFARLSVARQFFVKPELLYVMKGTQADSDEVEDKLKFEYIEIPVLVGYQFPTPGPVSPSIFAGPSLGILMSANNEEEGEETDISDVVKSTDFGLVFGGGVDVAIGTGGKLTFDGRYTFGLSNLNDDEDFTQYELKNRVFSFYVGYSFAIGM
- a CDS encoding porin family protein, which gives rise to MRRIVIVLAVVLLTAAFAQATELGFKAGLNLANLTGDVENNKAMMTFGGGAFAKFMVAPQIFIKPEVVYMMKGTKGDSDDFDEKMKFNYIEIPVLLGYQFPTQGSVSPSLFVGPAVGILMSAKYELEGVEVDIKDFTKSTDFGLVLGGGVDFGLGTSGKLAFDARYTVGLTNLNDDVDADEFEFKNTVFSFFVGYAFPIGQ